From the genome of Staphylococcus haemolyticus, one region includes:
- the gltC gene encoding glutamate biosynthesis transcriptional regulator GltC: MEIKQLKYFVEVARREHISEAALELNIAQSAISRQITLLEQELQVTLFNRQGRNIHLTSHGKALLNQATQILEQLDETIALFQQTNHKNAHVLNIGFEESYISQMITAIIQAFERQYDSIIVPHIMSSSDISEALYNGKIDIGLVEINAELQKNTNLSLKPLFEETYHIYVPKDDVIALSINPPLTQFAKTQLFTLKPLASTIESRLQHTLKLPVNIVGSKSLANYLLKHQRGYVILPDYLSLDNDQDELCDISLGHTELKRSFCVVFKKDNKKVDILNLSNLIHQLLSKVSTYH, from the coding sequence ATGGAAATTAAACAATTAAAATATTTTGTAGAAGTAGCACGTAGAGAACACATCTCTGAAGCAGCACTTGAGTTGAACATAGCCCAATCTGCAATAAGTCGGCAAATTACATTATTAGAACAAGAATTGCAAGTAACGTTATTCAATAGACAAGGGAGAAATATTCATTTAACCTCACATGGTAAAGCTTTACTCAATCAAGCTACTCAAATTTTAGAGCAATTAGATGAAACGATAGCGTTATTTCAACAAACAAATCATAAAAATGCACACGTTCTGAATATTGGTTTTGAGGAAAGCTATATCTCTCAAATGATTACTGCGATCATCCAAGCATTTGAACGACAATATGATAGCATCATCGTTCCTCATATTATGTCATCATCTGATATTTCCGAGGCACTTTATAATGGCAAAATAGACATTGGCCTAGTTGAAATTAACGCCGAACTTCAGAAGAATACTAATCTATCATTAAAACCATTATTTGAGGAAACATATCATATTTATGTACCTAAAGATGACGTCATTGCTTTATCGATTAATCCTCCGCTAACACAATTTGCCAAAACACAACTATTCACTTTAAAACCTTTGGCATCGACAATTGAAAGTCGTTTACAGCACACTTTAAAGCTGCCAGTTAATATAGTTGGTTCTAAATCTTTAGCGAATTATTTACTTAAACATCAACGTGGTTATGTTATCTTGCCAGATTATTTATCTTTAGATAATGATCAAGATGAATTATGTGATATTTCGTTAGGCCATACAGAATTAAAACGATCATTTTGCGTCGTCTTTAAAAAGGATAATAAAAAGGTTGATATACTTAATTTATCGAATTTAATACATCAACTTTTAAGCAAAGTATCTACATACCACTAA
- a CDS encoding YibE/F family protein, whose translation MNRIIVLIGVLIIGAFIFTFFNASFYNTPIGKVTHVETSNAQKVVDEQHNTDFKYKQHLTIKILNGKFKGESTTIDNTYVKSQADSEHFSKNNKVLMHIQNSPKDATILEKKRDSLTVAIAGIFIMSLLLVGRNVGLQSILSLIFNTGAILIAIAIHDKHPSTNLFILMSVAIIFSTIVTLLLVTGWHMRTWITTVGTLLGTFLCIGITQIIIQFTNGAGIKYETMSFLTLPPKDIFLASVLIGSLGAVMDVAITISSGMYEILQRTPNISLSRWALAGRNIGQDIMGTMTNILLFSYLSGSLPMFLIYLKNANTFTYTISMNWSLEIARALTGGIGIVLTIPITISLMVMWMKWKGVTR comes from the coding sequence ATGAATCGCATCATAGTTCTAATTGGTGTACTTATTATCGGTGCTTTTATCTTTACGTTTTTCAATGCTAGTTTCTACAATACACCTATCGGTAAAGTTACTCATGTAGAAACAAGTAACGCTCAAAAGGTTGTTGATGAGCAACATAATACAGATTTTAAATACAAACAGCATTTAACAATAAAGATATTAAATGGAAAATTTAAAGGTGAATCAACTACGATAGACAATACATATGTTAAATCTCAAGCAGATTCAGAGCACTTTAGCAAAAATAACAAGGTGCTAATGCATATTCAAAATAGTCCTAAAGATGCAACTATCTTAGAGAAAAAACGCGATAGCTTAACTGTAGCAATCGCAGGTATATTCATTATGTCTCTCTTACTAGTAGGACGTAATGTAGGCTTACAATCTATTCTGTCACTAATCTTTAACACTGGTGCTATCTTGATAGCTATTGCAATTCATGATAAACATCCATCTACTAATCTATTCATTTTGATGAGTGTGGCAATCATTTTCTCCACCATTGTCACGTTATTGCTCGTCACTGGTTGGCACATGCGCACTTGGATTACAACAGTCGGTACGTTATTAGGCACATTTTTATGTATTGGTATCACTCAAATTATTATTCAGTTCACCAATGGTGCTGGTATTAAATATGAAACAATGAGTTTTTTAACGCTGCCACCTAAAGATATATTTTTAGCTTCTGTACTTATAGGATCATTAGGTGCAGTGATGGATGTTGCTATTACAATATCAAGCGGTATGTATGAAATATTACAACGTACGCCTAACATTTCTTTATCACGTTGGGCTTTAGCAGGTCGTAATATAGGACAGGATATTATGGGTACAATGACGAACATTTTACTTTTCTCTTACTTATCAGGAAGTCTACCGATGTTCTTGATTTATTTAAAAAATGCTAACACATTTACGTATACGATTTCGATGAACTGGTCTTTAGAAATTGCTCGTGCTTTAACTGGTGGTATTGGTATCGTTCTAACGATTCCAATTACAATTAGTTTGATGGTTATGTGGATGAAATGGAAGGGTGTGACAAGATGA
- a CDS encoding YibE/F family protein: MNAVVLLALILLILMLIFGGKKGLISYLTLFLNFIILLISIVFILFGTPIYLVSLVFCIVIAACNLFILNSYNIKTKAAFIATIITTILLIVGIYLSISIGHLQGFTTEQQDETYIFSMNIGIDMVQFSVFTVILAVIAAVIDLTITISSPMYELNETNPTLSRKALFQSGMRVGREILATSANTIYLAYFGGQLTLFFWFFQLHYSFGHIINSKIFAQEFISILLGGIAVAISIPITAWITALLIKHPKFNQKHSEISSQSTD, from the coding sequence ATGAATGCAGTCGTCCTACTAGCACTAATTTTATTAATTTTAATGCTCATTTTTGGCGGTAAAAAAGGCTTAATCTCATACTTAACATTATTTTTAAATTTTATTATCTTGCTAATTAGTATTGTGTTCATCTTATTTGGAACACCTATTTACCTAGTTTCACTAGTTTTTTGCATTGTCATTGCCGCATGTAACTTATTTATTTTAAATAGTTATAACATTAAGACCAAAGCAGCTTTTATTGCTACAATAATTACTACCATTCTCTTAATAGTTGGTATTTATCTATCAATAAGTATCGGTCACTTACAAGGCTTTACTACGGAACAACAAGACGAAACATATATTTTTTCAATGAATATCGGTATTGATATGGTTCAATTCTCAGTATTTACAGTCATTTTAGCAGTAATTGCAGCAGTCATCGACTTAACCATAACTATAAGTTCTCCAATGTATGAACTTAATGAAACTAACCCCACCCTTTCACGTAAGGCATTGTTCCAATCAGGCATGCGTGTAGGTAGAGAAATTCTAGCAACTTCTGCCAATACGATATATTTAGCTTATTTTGGTGGTCAATTGACATTATTCTTTTGGTTTTTCCAATTACATTATTCTTTCGGACATATCATCAACTCAAAAATATTTGCCCAAGAATTTATTTCAATCTTACTAGGTGGAATTGCCGTAGCGATTAGTATCCCGATTACGGCATGGATTACAGCTTTATTAATTAAACACCCTAAATTTAATCAAAAGCATTCTGAAATTTCTTCGCAATCTACGGATTAA